The following are from one region of the Andrena cerasifolii isolate SP2316 chromosome 1, iyAndCera1_principal, whole genome shotgun sequence genome:
- the Hfw gene encoding leucine-rich repeat domain-containing protein hfw isoform X2, whose amino-acid sequence MKMQWFAIMMCIYAGVASARTEEDQQTSSSTSITGMSGGLLEQCFHRQSNECPNVETTGCSCKKIILAHNNPEDNAVLCCNLDTKNFESELSCAGFPANVSYIHIRNATLDVFNVSEIRWRRLKSLAITDGRINRVKGQFRMMTPTLCLNLSNNALVEVENNSLTRLAHLITLDLSYNNLTHLPALNTMNDREFWLDISGTNTLWCHDIYQYINKTGEKQINFNRENETVCSASKTWHWFNTTEQVPLKQVRYLSLLQTECPRGDTWQCQCNFRRMDIAEGKQPTLAVNVDCSGIQITELPEKLPRNTIALNVSYNNITALDDLSTNPYYEDIREFFADYNNISSINKLEGSKFLDNYAFLSLRYNKIKSLPTYMLSPNAHDKNFASSRLVKLGGNELHCDCNTAKYIKVWLQTRILDSDEVLCENVKEKVVDLEPSKMCVYPGDWTDYIYYIIATEVVLLMSLIAKVSYDYWVFKTAGYLPWPANKMPKLPCDWLCET is encoded by the exons ATGAAg ATGCAGTGGTTTGCCATAATGATGTGCATCTACGCGGGAGTTGCAAGTGCACGAACAGAAGAGGATCAGCAAACATCATCGTCGACCTCGATTACAGGAATGTCCGGTGGGCTGTTGGAACAATGTTTCCATCGGCAGTCTAACGAATGTCCCAATGTTGAAACGACTGGATGTTCCTGTAAAAAGATTATTCTTGCGCATAACAATCCCGAGGACAATGCTGTCCTTTGTTGCAACTTGGACACTAAGAATTTTGAATCCGAACTTTCTTGTGCAG GATTTCCAGCAAATGTATCTTACATACATATAAGAAATGCGACGTTAGATGTCTTTAACGTAAGCGAGATTCGCTGGAGACGTTTAAAATCACTGGCGATAACCGATGGAAGAATTAATCGTGTCAAAGGGCAATTCCGAATGATGACGCCAACATTATGTTTAAACCTTTCGAACAACGCACTCGTCGAGGTAGAAAACAACTCGCTTACTCGCCTAGCTCACCTTATCACTTTGGACCTATCGTACAACAACCTCACGCATTTACCAGCCTTAAACACAATGAATGACCGTGAATTCTGGTTGGACATATCAG GAACAAATACACTTTGGTGCCACGATATCTACCAGTACATTAACAAGACAGGAGAGAAACAAATTAACTTTAATCGTGAAAATGAAACAGTATGTTCGGCGAGTAAGACGTGGCACTGGTTCAATACTACGGAGCAAGTTCCTCTGAAACAAGTTCGATACCTTAGTTTG TTACAAACAGAATGCCCTAGAGGAGATACGTGGCAATGTCAGTGCAACTTCAGGAGAATGGATATTGCCGAAGGTAAACAACCGACGTTAGCAGTAAACGTAGATTGCAGTGGAATTCAAATCACTGAATTACCTGAAAAGTTACCTCGCAATACTATAGCACTAAACGTATCGTACAACAAC ATAACTGCATTGGATGATCTTAGTACCAATCCGTACTACGAAGACATTAGAGAATTTTTCGCAGACTACAATAATATATCGTCTATAAATAAACTAGAAGGTTCAAAATTCTTGGACAACTACGCCTTCCTTAGTTTACGGTACAACAAAATCAAATCT CTTCCAACGTACATGTTAAGTCCGAATGCACACGATAAGAATTTCGCCAGTTCACGGCTTGTAAAGCTCGGAGGAAACGAGCTACATTGTGACTGCAATACAGCTAAATACATCAAG GTATGGCTGCAAACTCGCATACTCGACTCGGATGAAGTATTATGTGAAAATGTAAAGGAGAAAGTCGTCGATTTAGAGCCTTCTAAGATGTGCGTCTATCCTGGTGATTGGACGGATTATATTTACTATATTATCGCTACGGAAGTTGTACTTTTAATGAGTCTAATAGCTAAAGTATCGTACGATTATTGGGTCTTTAAAACGGCAGGCTACCTTCCATGGCCAGCAAATAAGATGCCAAAATTGCCTTGCGACTGGCTGTGCGAGACCTAA
- the Hfw gene encoding leucine-rich repeat domain-containing protein hfw isoform X1 yields the protein MCVRINTIGFAIGCRTALLNNMQWFAIMMCIYAGVASARTEEDQQTSSSTSITGMSGGLLEQCFHRQSNECPNVETTGCSCKKIILAHNNPEDNAVLCCNLDTKNFESELSCAGFPANVSYIHIRNATLDVFNVSEIRWRRLKSLAITDGRINRVKGQFRMMTPTLCLNLSNNALVEVENNSLTRLAHLITLDLSYNNLTHLPALNTMNDREFWLDISGTNTLWCHDIYQYINKTGEKQINFNRENETVCSASKTWHWFNTTEQVPLKQVRYLSLLQTECPRGDTWQCQCNFRRMDIAEGKQPTLAVNVDCSGIQITELPEKLPRNTIALNVSYNNITALDDLSTNPYYEDIREFFADYNNISSINKLEGSKFLDNYAFLSLRYNKIKSLPTYMLSPNAHDKNFASSRLVKLGGNELHCDCNTAKYIKVWLQTRILDSDEVLCENVKEKVVDLEPSKMCVYPGDWTDYIYYIIATEVVLLMSLIAKVSYDYWVFKTAGYLPWPANKMPKLPCDWLCET from the exons atgtgtgttCGTATTAATACGATCGGCTTTGCGATCGGCTGTCGAACAGCTTTACtgaataat ATGCAGTGGTTTGCCATAATGATGTGCATCTACGCGGGAGTTGCAAGTGCACGAACAGAAGAGGATCAGCAAACATCATCGTCGACCTCGATTACAGGAATGTCCGGTGGGCTGTTGGAACAATGTTTCCATCGGCAGTCTAACGAATGTCCCAATGTTGAAACGACTGGATGTTCCTGTAAAAAGATTATTCTTGCGCATAACAATCCCGAGGACAATGCTGTCCTTTGTTGCAACTTGGACACTAAGAATTTTGAATCCGAACTTTCTTGTGCAG GATTTCCAGCAAATGTATCTTACATACATATAAGAAATGCGACGTTAGATGTCTTTAACGTAAGCGAGATTCGCTGGAGACGTTTAAAATCACTGGCGATAACCGATGGAAGAATTAATCGTGTCAAAGGGCAATTCCGAATGATGACGCCAACATTATGTTTAAACCTTTCGAACAACGCACTCGTCGAGGTAGAAAACAACTCGCTTACTCGCCTAGCTCACCTTATCACTTTGGACCTATCGTACAACAACCTCACGCATTTACCAGCCTTAAACACAATGAATGACCGTGAATTCTGGTTGGACATATCAG GAACAAATACACTTTGGTGCCACGATATCTACCAGTACATTAACAAGACAGGAGAGAAACAAATTAACTTTAATCGTGAAAATGAAACAGTATGTTCGGCGAGTAAGACGTGGCACTGGTTCAATACTACGGAGCAAGTTCCTCTGAAACAAGTTCGATACCTTAGTTTG TTACAAACAGAATGCCCTAGAGGAGATACGTGGCAATGTCAGTGCAACTTCAGGAGAATGGATATTGCCGAAGGTAAACAACCGACGTTAGCAGTAAACGTAGATTGCAGTGGAATTCAAATCACTGAATTACCTGAAAAGTTACCTCGCAATACTATAGCACTAAACGTATCGTACAACAAC ATAACTGCATTGGATGATCTTAGTACCAATCCGTACTACGAAGACATTAGAGAATTTTTCGCAGACTACAATAATATATCGTCTATAAATAAACTAGAAGGTTCAAAATTCTTGGACAACTACGCCTTCCTTAGTTTACGGTACAACAAAATCAAATCT CTTCCAACGTACATGTTAAGTCCGAATGCACACGATAAGAATTTCGCCAGTTCACGGCTTGTAAAGCTCGGAGGAAACGAGCTACATTGTGACTGCAATACAGCTAAATACATCAAG GTATGGCTGCAAACTCGCATACTCGACTCGGATGAAGTATTATGTGAAAATGTAAAGGAGAAAGTCGTCGATTTAGAGCCTTCTAAGATGTGCGTCTATCCTGGTGATTGGACGGATTATATTTACTATATTATCGCTACGGAAGTTGTACTTTTAATGAGTCTAATAGCTAAAGTATCGTACGATTATTGGGTCTTTAAAACGGCAGGCTACCTTCCATGGCCAGCAAATAAGATGCCAAAATTGCCTTGCGACTGGCTGTGCGAGACCTAA
- the Hfw gene encoding leucine-rich repeat domain-containing protein hfw isoform X3 — MQWFAIMMCIYAGVASARTEEDQQTSSSTSITGMSGGLLEQCFHRQSNECPNVETTGCSCKKIILAHNNPEDNAVLCCNLDTKNFESELSCAGFPANVSYIHIRNATLDVFNVSEIRWRRLKSLAITDGRINRVKGQFRMMTPTLCLNLSNNALVEVENNSLTRLAHLITLDLSYNNLTHLPALNTMNDREFWLDISGTNTLWCHDIYQYINKTGEKQINFNRENETVCSASKTWHWFNTTEQVPLKQVRYLSLLQTECPRGDTWQCQCNFRRMDIAEGKQPTLAVNVDCSGIQITELPEKLPRNTIALNVSYNNITALDDLSTNPYYEDIREFFADYNNISSINKLEGSKFLDNYAFLSLRYNKIKSLPTYMLSPNAHDKNFASSRLVKLGGNELHCDCNTAKYIKVWLQTRILDSDEVLCENVKEKVVDLEPSKMCVYPGDWTDYIYYIIATEVVLLMSLIAKVSYDYWVFKTAGYLPWPANKMPKLPCDWLCET, encoded by the exons ATGCAGTGGTTTGCCATAATGATGTGCATCTACGCGGGAGTTGCAAGTGCACGAACAGAAGAGGATCAGCAAACATCATCGTCGACCTCGATTACAGGAATGTCCGGTGGGCTGTTGGAACAATGTTTCCATCGGCAGTCTAACGAATGTCCCAATGTTGAAACGACTGGATGTTCCTGTAAAAAGATTATTCTTGCGCATAACAATCCCGAGGACAATGCTGTCCTTTGTTGCAACTTGGACACTAAGAATTTTGAATCCGAACTTTCTTGTGCAG GATTTCCAGCAAATGTATCTTACATACATATAAGAAATGCGACGTTAGATGTCTTTAACGTAAGCGAGATTCGCTGGAGACGTTTAAAATCACTGGCGATAACCGATGGAAGAATTAATCGTGTCAAAGGGCAATTCCGAATGATGACGCCAACATTATGTTTAAACCTTTCGAACAACGCACTCGTCGAGGTAGAAAACAACTCGCTTACTCGCCTAGCTCACCTTATCACTTTGGACCTATCGTACAACAACCTCACGCATTTACCAGCCTTAAACACAATGAATGACCGTGAATTCTGGTTGGACATATCAG GAACAAATACACTTTGGTGCCACGATATCTACCAGTACATTAACAAGACAGGAGAGAAACAAATTAACTTTAATCGTGAAAATGAAACAGTATGTTCGGCGAGTAAGACGTGGCACTGGTTCAATACTACGGAGCAAGTTCCTCTGAAACAAGTTCGATACCTTAGTTTG TTACAAACAGAATGCCCTAGAGGAGATACGTGGCAATGTCAGTGCAACTTCAGGAGAATGGATATTGCCGAAGGTAAACAACCGACGTTAGCAGTAAACGTAGATTGCAGTGGAATTCAAATCACTGAATTACCTGAAAAGTTACCTCGCAATACTATAGCACTAAACGTATCGTACAACAAC ATAACTGCATTGGATGATCTTAGTACCAATCCGTACTACGAAGACATTAGAGAATTTTTCGCAGACTACAATAATATATCGTCTATAAATAAACTAGAAGGTTCAAAATTCTTGGACAACTACGCCTTCCTTAGTTTACGGTACAACAAAATCAAATCT CTTCCAACGTACATGTTAAGTCCGAATGCACACGATAAGAATTTCGCCAGTTCACGGCTTGTAAAGCTCGGAGGAAACGAGCTACATTGTGACTGCAATACAGCTAAATACATCAAG GTATGGCTGCAAACTCGCATACTCGACTCGGATGAAGTATTATGTGAAAATGTAAAGGAGAAAGTCGTCGATTTAGAGCCTTCTAAGATGTGCGTCTATCCTGGTGATTGGACGGATTATATTTACTATATTATCGCTACGGAAGTTGTACTTTTAATGAGTCTAATAGCTAAAGTATCGTACGATTATTGGGTCTTTAAAACGGCAGGCTACCTTCCATGGCCAGCAAATAAGATGCCAAAATTGCCTTGCGACTGGCTGTGCGAGACCTAA